A region from the uncultured Ilyobacter sp. genome encodes:
- the cas9 gene encoding type II CRISPR RNA-guided endonuclease Cas9 (Cas9, originally named Csn1, is the large, multifunctional signature protein of type II CRISPR/Cas systems. It is well known even to general audiences because its RNA-guided endonuclease activity has made it a popular tool for custom editing of eukaryotic genomes.) — translation MKYSIGLDIGIASIGWSVVNKDKDRIEDMGVRIFQKAENPKDGSSLASLRREKRGARRRNRRKKHRLERIKHILCESGLIKKKGIEKIYRKPYLESPWELRSRSLESKLSNEELAQILLHIAKRRGFKSLRKTDQNNKETGELLSGIEENRKLLEGKGYLTIGDMVAKDEKFAEHIRNKSGKYILSFSRKLLEEEVRIIQSKQKELGNHKFTDEILEKYIEVFNSQRNFDEGPSEPSPYYSELGQIAKMIGNCTFEPKEKRAAKNTWSGERFVFLQKLNNFRITGLSEKRKLTEEERALIEKEAYSKKEIKYEKLRKLLSLSSDERFGDLNYSQDEKQNEKTEKSKFISLIGNYAIKKLNLSVELKNEIADNTDKLDKIIEVLTFNKSDKTIEANLKKIELNQKDITILMDLEFSGTLNLSLKAIKKILPYLEKGLLYNEACEKADYDFKNNGIKFQRGELLPVINKELIANPVVLRAVSQTRKVVNSIIRKYGIPHTVHVEIARDLAKSYNDRQRIIKENKNREQENEKTKRYLSEEFGIKDVKSKLILKYRLYKEQDGRCAYSRKKMDLNDVILDESMTDIDHIIPYSRSVDDSYNNKVLVLASENRKKSNLLPKEYFDRQGRDWDTFVLMVKAMKLHPRKKSNLLKEKFTKEDNREWKSRALNDTRYISRFVANYLENGLIYREDSPQQRVYMVPGRLTAQLRARWGLNKVRENGDLHHALDATVVAVTDQKAINNISNISRYKELKNSKDIAPSTEYYTDVETGEIYFEEIKDTKFPIPWNGFSMELQKRLESDNPQEEFYNLLCDRRYLGWFNYEESFIENLKPVFVSRMPSRGIKGQAHQETIRSSKRIDEQITVSKKVLNMIKLKDLENMQGRDTDKRLYESLKKRLEEYKDDPEKAFAEPFYKPTNSGGKGPIVRSIKIEDKQNAGVSVNGGQASNGSMVRIDIFKKNGKFYTVPIYVHQTLYKELPNRAITRKPYKNWDMIDETYEFLYSFYPNDLIKIEFHNSKSIKNENKLTKGEIPEISVDSILAYYRGVDTSTGAATLDTHDGKIQIRPGIKTVKNIEKYQVDILGNLSRVRKEKRRSF, via the coding sequence GTGAAATATAGTATAGGGTTGGATATAGGGATAGCCTCTATAGGCTGGAGTGTTGTAAATAAAGATAAAGACCGGATAGAAGATATGGGTGTCAGAATATTTCAGAAGGCAGAGAATCCAAAGGATGGAAGTTCATTGGCTTCTTTAAGAAGAGAAAAAAGAGGTGCTAGAAGAAGAAACAGAAGAAAAAAACACAGGTTGGAAAGAATAAAACATATTTTATGCGAAAGTGGTTTGATAAAGAAAAAGGGAATAGAGAAAATATATAGGAAGCCATATTTAGAGTCTCCTTGGGAACTTAGATCGAGATCTCTGGAGTCAAAGTTGTCTAATGAAGAGTTGGCTCAAATATTACTGCACATAGCCAAGAGAAGGGGCTTTAAGTCTTTACGGAAGACAGACCAAAACAATAAAGAAACAGGCGAGCTGTTAAGCGGAATAGAAGAGAATAGAAAACTTCTGGAGGGAAAGGGTTATTTAACTATCGGAGACATGGTAGCTAAAGATGAGAAGTTTGCAGAACATATTAGGAATAAATCGGGAAAATATATACTTTCCTTTTCCAGAAAATTGTTGGAAGAAGAAGTACGAATAATCCAATCAAAACAAAAAGAATTAGGGAATCATAAATTCACCGATGAGATCTTGGAAAAATACATAGAAGTATTTAATAGTCAGAGAAATTTTGATGAAGGTCCAAGTGAACCTTCACCGTATTATAGCGAGTTAGGTCAGATTGCTAAAATGATAGGAAACTGCACCTTTGAACCTAAAGAGAAAAGAGCTGCAAAAAATACTTGGAGTGGAGAGAGATTTGTATTCCTTCAAAAGCTAAATAATTTTAGAATAACAGGATTATCTGAAAAAAGAAAGTTGACAGAAGAAGAGAGGGCATTAATAGAAAAAGAAGCATATTCTAAAAAAGAAATAAAATATGAAAAATTGAGAAAATTATTATCTTTAAGCTCTGATGAAAGGTTTGGAGATTTAAATTATAGCCAGGATGAAAAACAAAATGAAAAAACTGAAAAATCAAAATTTATATCATTGATAGGTAACTACGCAATAAAGAAATTAAATCTATCGGTAGAATTGAAAAATGAAATTGCAGACAATACAGACAAACTAGATAAAATAATAGAAGTATTAACCTTTAATAAAAGCGATAAGACAATCGAGGCAAATCTAAAAAAAATAGAATTAAACCAAAAGGATATAACGATTCTTATGGATCTTGAGTTTAGTGGAACTCTTAACTTATCATTAAAAGCTATAAAAAAAATATTACCTTATTTGGAAAAAGGTTTACTTTACAATGAAGCATGCGAAAAAGCGGATTATGATTTTAAAAATAATGGAATAAAATTTCAAAGAGGAGAATTACTCCCTGTAATAAATAAAGAACTGATAGCAAATCCAGTAGTATTAAGAGCAGTATCCCAAACAAGAAAAGTAGTGAATTCAATCATAAGAAAATACGGTATACCTCACACAGTTCATGTTGAAATAGCTAGAGACCTTGCAAAATCGTACAATGACAGACAGAGGATAATAAAAGAAAATAAAAATAGGGAACAAGAAAACGAAAAAACCAAAAGATATTTATCTGAAGAATTTGGAATAAAAGATGTAAAAAGTAAATTGATACTGAAGTATAGACTATATAAAGAACAAGATGGTCGGTGTGCATACTCCAGAAAAAAAATGGATTTAAATGATGTTATATTAGATGAAAGCATGACAGACATTGATCATATAATTCCATATAGCAGAAGTGTGGATGATTCATATAATAATAAAGTTTTGGTATTGGCTAGTGAAAATCGTAAAAAAAGTAATTTGCTTCCTAAAGAGTACTTTGATCGTCAAGGAAGAGACTGGGATACTTTTGTACTCATGGTAAAAGCCATGAAGTTACATCCAAGAAAGAAATCAAATCTATTAAAAGAAAAATTTACAAAAGAAGACAACAGAGAGTGGAAGTCAAGAGCATTAAACGACACTAGATATATATCAAGATTTGTGGCTAACTATCTGGAAAATGGGTTAATATATAGAGAAGACTCGCCCCAACAAAGAGTGTATATGGTTCCAGGGCGATTGACAGCCCAACTCAGAGCAAGGTGGGGGTTAAACAAAGTCAGAGAGAATGGTGATCTTCATCATGCACTTGATGCGACGGTAGTAGCCGTAACAGATCAAAAAGCAATAAATAATATTTCTAATATTTCCAGATATAAAGAGCTAAAAAATAGCAAAGATATTGCACCTAGTACTGAGTATTATACAGATGTAGAAACCGGTGAAATTTACTTTGAAGAAATAAAAGATACCAAGTTTCCTATTCCTTGGAATGGTTTCAGTATGGAGTTGCAGAAAAGATTAGAAAGTGATAATCCACAGGAAGAATTTTATAATTTGTTATGTGATAGGAGATATCTTGGTTGGTTTAATTATGAAGAGAGTTTTATTGAAAATTTAAAGCCTGTTTTTGTATCCAGAATGCCTAGCCGTGGAATAAAAGGACAAGCCCATCAAGAAACTATAAGAAGTAGCAAAAGAATAGATGAACAGATAACGGTATCCAAGAAAGTATTGAATATGATAAAACTAAAAGATTTAGAAAATATGCAGGGAAGAGATACAGACAAAAGACTTTATGAGTCATTAAAGAAAAGATTGGAAGAGTACAAAGATGATCCGGAAAAAGCTTTTGCGGAACCATTTTACAAACCAACTAATAGTGGGGGAAAAGGCCCTATAGTAAGAAGCATAAAGATAGAAGACAAACAAAATGCAGGTGTTTCAGTAAACGGAGGTCAGGCATCAAACGGTAGTATGGTGAGAATCGATATATTCAAGAAAAATGGGAAGTTTTATACGGTACCAATTTATGTACATCAAACTCTATATAAAGAGCTACCTAATAGAGCAATAACACGAAAGCCATATAAAAATTGGGATATGATCGATGAAACTTATGAGTTTTTATATTCATTCTATCCAAATGATCTTATTAAGATTGAGTTTCATAATTCCAAATCTATAAAAAATGAAAATAAACTAACAAAAGGAGAAATCCCTGAAATAAGCGTAGACAGTATCTTAGCGTACTATAGAGGTGTAGATACGTCAACAGGGGCAGCTACATTGGATACACATGATGGGAAAATCCAAATTAGACCTGGAATAAAAACTGTAAAAAATATAGAAAAATATCAAGTGGATATACTTGGTAATTTAAGCAGAGTTAGAAAGGAAAAGCGTCGAAGTTTTTAG
- a CDS encoding DUF2141 domain-containing protein, which produces MKYIFIIMMLMNFRSYSFTVRVTGIEERDAPIYMAVFETDEGFPYEVEKGSFIWGGTPAEAEKGVEAGLEKGSYAVVIFQDMNGNGVIDRWFWGKPKEPYGVSKAIKKPRRRPKFQDGVVTVDSDSVIKVRLWNP; this is translated from the coding sequence ATGAAATATATATTTATAATTATGATGCTGATGAACTTTAGAAGTTATTCCTTTACAGTAAGGGTGACTGGTATAGAGGAAAGAGACGCTCCTATATATATGGCTGTATTTGAAACAGATGAGGGATTTCCTTACGAAGTAGAGAAGGGAAGTTTTATCTGGGGTGGTACTCCTGCAGAAGCTGAAAAAGGTGTCGAAGCAGGTCTTGAAAAAGGGAGCTATGCCGTAGTTATATTCCAAGATATGAATGGAAATGGCGTGATTGACAGATGGTTTTGGGGAAAGCCAAAGGAGCCTTACGGAGTTTCTAAAGCTATTAAAAAGCCCAGAAGAAGACCTAAATTCCAAGATGGAGTTGTGACAGTAGACAGTGATAGTGTGATTAAAGTAAGGCTATGGAACCCCTGA
- a CDS encoding PTS sugar transporter subunit IIC, producing the protein MSNRKPVNSYITKVLNGMALGLFASLIIGLILKQIGKYSGLESLSHYGQIAQYMMGPAIGAGVAYTRTKSPLGIFSALICGAIGAGTIKDGGIFIGEPVGALVASLIGVEVARLVEDRTKLNIIIVPAATIIAGGLAGSFISPTISSFMKMLGEFINYLTTLHPVPMGILLSVIMGIILTLPISSAAISISLGLSGLAAGASIVGCSCHMIGFAVSSFRENKVSGLVSQGLGTSMLQISNIIKNPWIALPAVVSSAILGPLATVIFKMEGNKIGGGMGTAGLVGQIATLETMGSSALVKVAILHFILPAILSFTISETMRKKGRIKFGDMKI; encoded by the coding sequence ATGTCTAACAGAAAACCTGTAAATAGTTATATTACAAAGGTATTAAATGGAATGGCCCTTGGACTCTTTGCCTCTCTCATTATAGGACTAATATTAAAGCAGATCGGTAAATACTCCGGGCTTGAATCCCTTAGTCACTATGGTCAAATAGCCCAGTACATGATGGGGCCGGCTATCGGAGCAGGGGTCGCCTACACTCGTACCAAGAGCCCCCTTGGAATATTTTCCGCCCTTATCTGCGGAGCTATAGGTGCAGGTACCATAAAGGACGGTGGAATTTTCATCGGAGAGCCTGTAGGAGCCCTGGTGGCGTCACTTATAGGGGTAGAAGTGGCAAGGCTTGTAGAAGATAGGACCAAGCTGAACATAATAATTGTTCCTGCCGCCACAATAATTGCCGGTGGACTGGCCGGGTCTTTTATCTCACCTACCATAAGTAGTTTCATGAAAATGTTGGGAGAATTCATAAACTATCTCACAACCTTGCATCCTGTTCCTATGGGAATACTTCTATCTGTCATAATGGGAATCATCCTCACTCTTCCCATATCAAGTGCAGCTATTTCAATATCCCTTGGTCTTTCAGGACTTGCTGCAGGTGCATCCATAGTAGGATGTTCATGTCATATGATAGGCTTTGCCGTATCTAGTTTCAGAGAAAATAAAGTTAGTGGCCTTGTTTCACAGGGACTGGGTACATCTATGCTTCAGATATCAAACATAATCAAAAACCCTTGGATAGCCCTTCCTGCAGTGGTATCCTCAGCAATTTTAGGACCTTTAGCCACTGTGATTTTCAAAATGGAAGGAAATAAAATTGGTGGCGGAATGGGAACTGCCGGTCTTGTTGGACAGATAGCTACTCTTGAAACCATGGGAAGCAGTGCCCTTGTGAAGGTGGCTATACTTCATTTCATCCTTCCGGCTATACTTTCCTTTACCATAAGTGAGACTATGAGAAAAAAAGGAAGAATAAAATTTGGAGATATGAAAATATAG
- the smpB gene encoding SsrA-binding protein SmpB, which translates to MILAKNKKAFHEFFIDERYEAGIELIGSEVKSIKAGKVSIKEAFVRIINNEIFIMGMSVTPWTYGSVYNPDEKRVRKLLLHKKEIKKLHENVSQKGCTIVPISVYTKKGFVKVQIALARGKKNYDKRESLAKRDQQRQMDREIKERY; encoded by the coding sequence ATGATTTTAGCCAAAAATAAAAAAGCATTTCATGAATTTTTTATAGATGAGAGATATGAAGCAGGTATAGAATTAATCGGAAGTGAAGTAAAATCCATAAAAGCCGGAAAGGTGAGTATAAAAGAGGCTTTTGTGAGAATTATAAATAATGAAATTTTTATAATGGGTATGTCAGTGACCCCGTGGACTTACGGCAGTGTATATAACCCAGATGAAAAAAGAGTGAGAAAACTTCTTCTTCATAAAAAGGAGATAAAAAAGCTTCATGAAAATGTAAGTCAAAAGGGATGTACCATAGTTCCTATATCTGTATATACTAAAAAAGGATTTGTAAAAGTACAAATAGCATTAGCCAGAGGTAAGAAAAACTACGATAAGAGAGAAAGCTTGGCAAAGAGAGACCAGCAAAGACAGATGGATAGGGAAATAAAAGAAAGATATTAG
- the rnr gene encoding ribonuclease R — MDKEKDLEKLKEHIRGKKALTLNEISSLLGWSTKYKKQNREILEEWIESGDLLRNKRGKYNVPENLGFIKGNFTVIKDKFAFVDTETEGIFIPRSKFNSALDGDIVLIRVTKETDGGKKKEGEVEKVIKRSKDRIIGIFEKSESFGFVKPTHSFGKDIFIPKRGMRNAKDGELVLVRVTFWGGEGKKPEGEVEEVLGDPYNTNTMIEALIKREGMSGEFPPEVIREVSNVEETITEDEIKKRKDLRNLPIITIDGEDAKDLDDAVYVEKLKNGNYKLIVSIADVSHYIQQDILLDKEAQKRGNSVYLVDRVLPMFPKEISNGVCSLNPRENKLTFTCEMEIDPSGKVVDSETYKSVIKTAHRMTYSGVNKILDGDEELTREYEDIKDMLFTMLELSKILRDVKYQRGSIDFDIPEIKVVLDNEGKVESLKRRERGEAEKIIEDFMISANEAVAEKLFWLEIPSVYRTHDKPDPERIKTLNDTLAKFNYRIHSFEDLHPKRFQSIIEDSKDKDISMIVHKFILMSLKQARYTVDNTGHFGLASNYYTHFTSPIRRYSDLLVHRILGTTLNGYPSKKQIAKWSKTLDGVCQHISKTERDAMKIEDESVKIKVVEYMMDRVGEVYDARIVGFSNKKVFFETEEYVDCFWDVVSSDDYYEFDEVDYVMKNRDKGDVMNLGDKMKVLIARADLNELEVEVVPYTKEMEENFKRYR; from the coding sequence ATGGATAAAGAGAAGGATTTAGAAAAGTTAAAAGAACATATCAGGGGGAAAAAGGCACTGACTCTAAATGAGATATCAAGTCTTTTGGGCTGGTCGACAAAATATAAAAAACAAAATAGAGAGATACTTGAGGAGTGGATCGAAAGTGGTGACCTGCTCAGAAATAAGAGAGGTAAATACAATGTCCCTGAAAACCTGGGATTTATAAAAGGTAACTTTACAGTGATAAAGGACAAGTTTGCCTTTGTAGATACTGAAACTGAGGGAATATTTATACCAAGATCGAAATTTAATTCGGCCCTTGACGGAGATATAGTTCTTATACGTGTAACTAAGGAAACAGATGGAGGAAAGAAAAAAGAGGGGGAAGTAGAAAAGGTAATAAAAAGATCAAAGGACAGAATAATCGGGATATTTGAAAAAAGTGAAAGTTTTGGATTTGTAAAGCCAACTCATTCCTTTGGAAAAGATATTTTCATACCTAAAAGGGGAATGAGAAATGCAAAAGACGGAGAACTGGTACTAGTGAGGGTAACTTTCTGGGGAGGAGAGGGTAAAAAACCAGAGGGAGAGGTAGAAGAGGTTTTAGGAGATCCATACAATACCAATACAATGATAGAGGCACTTATAAAGAGGGAAGGGATGTCTGGAGAATTTCCTCCAGAGGTAATAAGAGAAGTAAGTAATGTAGAAGAAACCATAACAGAAGATGAAATTAAAAAAAGAAAAGATCTTAGAAACTTGCCGATAATCACAATAGATGGAGAGGATGCAAAGGATCTAGACGATGCAGTTTATGTGGAAAAACTCAAAAATGGAAATTATAAGCTGATAGTGAGTATAGCAGATGTATCTCATTATATACAACAGGATATTCTATTAGACAAGGAGGCACAGAAGAGGGGAAACTCGGTCTATCTCGTAGACAGGGTGCTTCCAATGTTTCCAAAGGAGATATCTAACGGTGTGTGTTCACTTAATCCTAGGGAAAATAAACTGACTTTTACATGTGAAATGGAGATAGATCCATCTGGGAAAGTTGTAGATAGCGAAACTTATAAATCAGTGATAAAAACTGCTCATAGAATGACCTATAGCGGTGTAAATAAAATATTAGACGGTGATGAAGAGCTCACAAGAGAGTATGAGGACATAAAAGATATGCTCTTCACCATGCTTGAACTTTCTAAAATTTTGAGAGATGTAAAATATCAAAGAGGAAGTATAGATTTTGATATCCCTGAAATAAAAGTGGTCTTAGACAATGAAGGAAAGGTTGAAAGTCTCAAAAGACGTGAAAGAGGAGAGGCAGAAAAAATAATAGAAGACTTTATGATATCAGCAAATGAGGCTGTAGCTGAAAAATTATTCTGGTTGGAGATACCTTCTGTTTACAGGACTCATGATAAGCCTGACCCAGAGAGGATCAAAACTCTAAATGATACTCTGGCAAAATTTAACTACAGGATACACTCTTTTGAAGACCTACATCCAAAAAGATTTCAGTCAATTATAGAGGACTCTAAGGACAAGGATATAAGCATGATAGTTCATAAGTTTATTCTCATGTCTTTAAAACAGGCGAGATATACTGTAGACAACACCGGTCACTTCGGACTCGCTTCAAATTACTACACTCATTTCACATCCCCTATACGTAGATACTCGGACCTGCTTGTACACAGAATCCTCGGGACTACACTAAATGGCTATCCCTCCAAGAAGCAGATAGCCAAATGGTCTAAGACTCTAGACGGTGTATGCCAGCATATCTCAAAAACTGAGAGAGATGCCATGAAAATAGAGGATGAAAGTGTGAAAATAAAAGTTGTGGAATATATGATGGACAGGGTAGGAGAGGTATATGATGCCAGAATAGTAGGTTTCAGCAATAAAAAGGTGTTCTTTGAAACAGAGGAGTATGTGGACTGTTTCTGGGATGTGGTATCTTCTGACGATTATTATGAATTTGATGAAGTAGATTACGTCATGAAGAACCGTGATAAGGGAGACGTGATGAACCTAGGAGACAAGATGAAGGTCTTGATAGCAAGGGCCGATCTGAACGAACTAGAGGTGGAAGTTGTCCCCTATACAAAAGAGATGGAAGAAAATTTTAAGAGGTACAGATAA
- the yqeK gene encoding bis(5'-nucleosyl)-tetraphosphatase (symmetrical) YqeK, producing the protein MDKIKNDIKSMLTPKRYKHILGVEEVAIELACKYGANLEKVRKAALLHDCSKQFTITKMRELCDCDETLKNYGHLGELIHGFAGSVYAKMKFGITDQEILDAIRYHTIGRRGMSLVEKITYLADAIEPNRDYADVEHIRHLAFENIDMAILHEADRKIEYLIKREAVIHPNTVDMRNWLLAKVKRGEV; encoded by the coding sequence ATGGATAAAATAAAAAATGATATAAAGTCTATGCTAACTCCTAAAAGGTATAAACATATACTAGGAGTTGAAGAAGTGGCCATCGAGTTGGCTTGCAAATACGGTGCAAACTTGGAAAAAGTGAGAAAGGCGGCCTTACTCCATGATTGCTCGAAACAGTTTACCATTACTAAGATGAGAGAACTTTGTGACTGTGACGAGACTTTGAAAAATTACGGTCATTTGGGAGAGTTGATACACGGATTTGCAGGAAGTGTATATGCAAAAATGAAATTTGGAATAACAGACCAGGAGATACTAGATGCCATAAGGTATCATACAATCGGAAGGCGGGGCATGTCGCTAGTGGAGAAGATAACATACCTTGCTGACGCTATAGAACCTAATAGGGACTATGCAGACGTAGAACATATAAGACATCTGGCTTTTGAAAATATAGATATGGCCATACTTCATGAAGCAGACAGGAAAATAGAGTATCTAATAAAAAGAGAGGCAGTTATTCACCCTAATACGGTGGATATGAGAAACTGGTTACTTGCAAAAGTAAAAAGAGGAGAGGTCTAA
- a CDS encoding GerMN domain-containing protein, with protein sequence MNKKNIALGFLGAVLLTTGIAYYLVVGRYDKIPPKVILEKSHLEKEIKMEKFTLYIPDGNLENLQLKEREVEVEGYSHNEIDIIFELLKSEMDYEFIYKSESGEKGEAPFLDEGVKLLNTYRDGEDIYLNFNYKFKENMKTSGQELLIVYSIVNSITESSEYKRVKILVNNKEIDKLNFYRLSKFYEKNLEI encoded by the coding sequence TTGAATAAGAAAAATATAGCTCTTGGATTTTTGGGAGCAGTACTTCTTACCACGGGAATAGCTTATTACCTTGTTGTAGGAAGATATGATAAGATCCCGCCTAAAGTAATACTTGAAAAATCTCATCTTGAAAAAGAAATCAAGATGGAAAAATTTACTCTCTATATTCCTGATGGGAACCTTGAAAATCTCCAATTGAAGGAGAGAGAGGTTGAAGTAGAAGGTTATTCTCATAATGAGATAGATATAATTTTTGAACTGTTAAAATCTGAGATGGATTATGAATTTATTTATAAAAGTGAGTCAGGAGAGAAGGGTGAAGCACCTTTTTTAGATGAGGGGGTAAAACTTCTAAACACCTATAGAGACGGGGAAGATATTTATCTTAATTTCAATTATAAATTTAAAGAGAATATGAAAACCTCTGGACAGGAGTTACTGATAGTATATTCTATAGTGAACAGTATTACCGAGTCTTCAGAGTATAAAAGAGTAAAAATTCTTGTTAACAACAAAGAGATAGATAAGCTTAATTTTTATAGGCTGTCTAAGTTCTACGAAAAAAACCTTGAAATATAG
- a CDS encoding N-acetylmuramoyl-L-alanine amidase translates to MKRHLVFLLTILVYTLSFSQLINLKGIRFNGNPPQMVIDVDGTIKPRFSIDYDEASRLLFIELPGTEAGNNFKSRVLNGNYIEKVNVVKYGNSTGVFAFLNKNVNFRTSYRTNPVRVVMDFSGKVNEKEYTIVIDAGHGGKDPGAVGFNKYHEKDIVFSVANYLRNELLRDFNVVMTRSTDNFVSLAQRPRAGNKSKSDMFISIHANADKSGKGSGFEAFYFSKKSSPYAERVASFENSFGAKYGEDSGDIAQIMGELAYKKNQEESIKLGENLASTYSKKLNMKNRGVHGANFAVLRGFDGPGVLLELGFISNKYDVWKLKQSKYQRLMAEEIADNIRKYFY, encoded by the coding sequence ATGAAACGACATCTAGTTTTTTTATTGACAATATTGGTATATACATTATCATTTTCCCAACTTATTAACTTAAAAGGGATAAGATTTAACGGTAATCCACCTCAAATGGTTATAGATGTAGATGGGACAATAAAACCTAGATTTTCTATAGATTATGATGAGGCCAGCCGACTTTTGTTTATAGAGCTCCCAGGTACAGAGGCAGGAAATAATTTTAAAAGCCGAGTGTTAAATGGTAATTATATAGAGAAAGTAAATGTGGTAAAATACGGTAATTCTACTGGAGTTTTTGCATTTCTAAATAAAAATGTAAATTTCAGGACATCCTACAGAACTAACCCTGTGAGAGTTGTAATGGATTTTTCTGGAAAAGTGAACGAGAAAGAGTACACCATAGTAATCGATGCAGGGCACGGAGGAAAAGATCCCGGGGCAGTTGGGTTCAATAAATACCATGAAAAAGATATTGTTTTTTCAGTGGCAAATTATCTCAGAAATGAACTTTTAAGAGACTTTAATGTGGTAATGACTAGATCAACAGATAATTTCGTAAGTCTAGCTCAGCGACCAAGAGCTGGAAACAAGAGCAAGAGTGATATGTTTATAAGTATCCACGCCAACGCTGATAAGAGCGGCAAAGGGTCGGGATTTGAGGCTTTTTATTTCTCTAAGAAATCTTCGCCTTATGCAGAGAGAGTAGCATCATTTGAAAATAGTTTTGGAGCAAAATATGGGGAAGATTCTGGAGATATAGCTCAGATAATGGGTGAGCTGGCATACAAAAAAAATCAGGAAGAATCTATAAAACTCGGAGAAAATCTGGCCAGCACATATTCTAAAAAGCTAAATATGAAAAATCGTGGAGTTCACGGAGCAAATTTTGCAGTACTGAGGGGATTTGATGGACCTGGAGTACTACTAGAGCTGGGGTTTATAAGTAATAAGTATGATGTGTGGAAGCTGAAACAATCAAAATATCAGAGGTTGATGGCTGAGGAGATAGCAGATAATATCAGAAAATATTTTTATTGA
- the yajC gene encoding preprotein translocase subunit YajC, translating into MIVTVVVWAAVFYFLLIRPNKKKQKKHQEMMASLHSGTQIITAGGIKGEVVSVNDEFVVIRVDKGVNLTMKKSSIANVYSK; encoded by the coding sequence ATGATTGTTACTGTTGTTGTATGGGCAGCTGTATTTTACTTTTTATTGATAAGACCAAATAAAAAGAAACAAAAAAAACATCAAGAAATGATGGCATCACTTCATTCAGGTACTCAGATTATCACAGCCGGAGGAATCAAAGGTGAGGTAGTGTCTGTAAATGATGAATTTGTAGTTATAAGAGTAGATAAAGGTGTAAACCTTACTATGAAAAAGAGTTCAATAGCAAATGTTTACAGCAAATAA